From Armigeres subalbatus isolate Guangzhou_Male unplaced genomic scaffold, GZ_Asu_2 Contig515, whole genome shotgun sequence, one genomic window encodes:
- the LOC134204324 gene encoding adenosine 5'-monophosphoramidase HINT3-like, giving the protein MTSPTRTVLERCIFCKITTGQDPNASIVYQNERICIFKDIRPAAEHHLLAVPKYHLDDVRSLTAAERPLLEEMRTELGNVLKDQYQIDLSEALFGFHIPPFTTVKHLHMHGMGPVGSMGFLSRMIFRPNTMWFNTDKAVLDRILPASQDETMQ; this is encoded by the exons ATGACATCACCAACCCGCACGGTACTGGAGAGATGTATTTTCTGCAAAATCACCACAGGGCAGGATCCAAACGCTTCAATTGTGTACCAAAACGAGCGCATCTGCATATTCAAGGACATCCGCCCGGCGGCAGAGCATCATCTGTTGGCCGTCCCAAAGTATCACCTGGATGATGTGCGCTCGTTGACCGCTGCCGAACGGCCTTTGT TGGAGGAGATGCGAACCGAATTGGGGAACGTTTTGAAGGATCAGTACCAGATTGATTTGTCCGAGGCACTGTTTGGGTTTCACATTCCTCCGTTTACGACGGTTAAGCATCTGCATATGCATGGGATGGGGCCCGTGGGTAGTATGGGATTCTTGTCCAGGATGATATTTCGACCGAATACGATGTGGTTCAATACG GATAAAGCTGTTTTGGATAGGATTTTACCGGCTTCGCAGGACGAAACGATGCAGTAA
- the LOC134204320 gene encoding regulator of MON1-CCZ1 complex-like yields MDRASDFQHYYLELSSEPVRFDAVSQLTNVFFDDAKQQVFAVRSGGATGIVVKSANDVQNISFCMEDRGTIRSIKFAPDNQVLAVQRNEIAVEFVPFNANNQPNVADMLVHQGKNTIYGFVWVHDRQVALISNAGVEIFQINLEKRTLKSVKSLNSSVSWFSFCPPSNFALLSSNNGSILTPVLLKPSTITKLPRLELGAGQSCSGRDVTLAQLYGTNAIMILKQLQNRQFEVVIYLLNGPGLAPKKSHILRLGQNGRFAMNIVDDVVVVHHQATATSMLFDIALGGGEMDANSGAVIHQPIIPAKPIKPFALEVPSISLDGKTVNCDLYSQHWVLFQPNIVIDAKLGCLWYVLLKLNSLCTLITDRIRLVEFLLQRSDGKSALLNVLKEMMGTNYSGTMLPVIETVFNKLNALYKSVLDNELQSQMALMALSSKSQSQKHVVTPRVLIDQADMYTAVFSCITEAEQLGKILLLYLHSLARHGIAPSHELSKQIVIDLVNNKQFDTLQNLLKYSALNESKPLACFLLSLSNKHPSISQMALDMLARLNANEIILEVLLERGQVIEALRIAKQMPGADSLPARKYLEAAFKTKDPLVFHSVYSFFQAKNIRVRGSPDFLKHEQCGEYVQHYQTLISTQCL; encoded by the exons ATGGATAGAGCATCGGATTTTCAACACTACTATCTGGAGTTATCGTCGGAACCTGTTCGGTTCGATGCTGTGAGTCAATTGACTAATGTGTTCTTCGATGACGCCAAGCAGCAG GTGTTTGCCGTACGTTCCGGAGGTGCCACTGGGATTGTAGTAAAGAGTGCCAACGATGTGCAGAATATATCCTTCTGCATGGAAGACCGTGGCACAATTCGTTCGATCAAGTTTGCACCCGATAACCAAGTTCTAGCAGTTCAACGAAACGAGATAGCCGTGGAATTCGTGCCGTTCAACGCGAATAATCAACCAAACGTAGCAGATATGCTGGTCCACCAGGGGAAAAATACCATTTACGGATTTGTGTGGGTTCACGATCGCCAGGTAGCACTAATCTCCAACGCGGGAGTGGAGATCTTCCAGATAAATCTGGAGAAGCGAACACTGAAATCGGTCAAGTCTCTGAACTCATCGGTCAGTTGGTTCAGCTTCTGTCCGCCGTCAAACTTTGCGTTGCTATCGTCGAACAATGGGTCCATCTTGACACCGGTTCTTCTGAAGCCATCGACCATCACGAAACTACCCCGGCTGGAATTAGGTGCTGGTCAGAGCTGTTCTGGGCGAGACGTCACCTTGGCGCAACTTTACGGAACCAATGCTATCATGATACTGAAGCAGCTGCAGAATCGTCAGTTTGAAGTCGTTATATACCTATTGAATGGTCCTGGTCTGGCACCGAAGAAATCCCACATACTTCGATTGGGACAAAACGGTCGCTTCGCTATGAACATTGTCGACGATGTGGTGGTAGTGCATCATCAAGCTACGGCCACTTCGATGCTGTTCGACATTGCCCTCGGCGGAGGAGAGATGGACGCCAACTCTGGTGCGGTTATCCATCAGCCGATAATTCCagccaaaccaatcaaaccttTTGCCTTGGAAGTACCGAGCATATCGCTCGACGGAAAGACGGTTAATTGTGATcttt ATTCCCAACACTGGGTCCTATTTCAACCGAACATTGTAATCGATGCCAAGTTGGGCTGCCTGTGGTACGTGTTGTTGAAGCTCAATTCGCTCTGCACGCTTATCACCGACCGAATCCGTCTGGTGGAATTTCTTCTGCAGCGAAGCGACGGCAAGTCTGCTCTGCTGAACGTACTCAAAGAGATGATGGGTACCAACTACAGCGGAACCATGCTGCCAGTCATCGAGACTGTGTTCAATAAGTTGAACGCATTGTACAAAAGCGTACTGGACAACGAGCTGCAAAGTCAAATGGCCCTTATGGCACTCTCCAGCAAGTCTCAGTCGCAGAAGCACGTCGTCACTCCACGAGTGCTCATCGACCAAGCTGACATGTATACGGCCGTCTTTTCCTGCATTACAGAAGCAGAACAACTTGGCAAAATTTTGCTGCTCTATTTGCATTCTCTTGCCCGGCACGGAATCGCCCCCAGCCACGAGCTCAGCAAACAGATCGTAATAGACTTGGTCAACAACAAACAGTTCGACACATTGCAAAATTTGCTAAAGTATTCCGCCTTGAACGAGTCGAAACCGTTGGCATGCTTTCTGTTGTCGTTGTCCAACAAGCATCCATCGATATCGCAAATGGCGCTCGATATGCTGGCCCGCTTGAACGCCAACGAAATCATTCTGGAAGTTCTGCTCGAGCGGGGTCAGGTCATCGAAGCACTTCGTATTGCTAAGCAGATGCCGGGCGCGGACTCGTTGCCGGCAAGGAAATACCTTGAGGCGGCCTTCAAAACCAAAGACCCGCTGGTATTTCATTCGGTGTATAGTTTCTTCCAGGCGAAGAACATAAGAGTGCGGGGATCTCCGGACTTTCTGAAAC ATGAACAATGCGGAGAATATGTGCAACATTATCAGACGTTAATCAGCACGCAATGCCTATAG